The DNA segment CGTGCAGATCGCCGGCGATGGTCGGCAGAGCCGTGGCCACGATCGTCTGGTCCAGAGCGGCCAGCAGCAGGCCGATGAGCAGGGCGCCGATGATCAGCCAGAGACGGCGCCCGCTGAGTTGCAGCTCGGGGCTGTCCCCCGGCCTGGCTGTCTCGACCGACACGGTCAACGAGCCTAGAGATCCCCGCTCGACCGGACCAGGGCCACGGCGACGGTCGGAGCCCGAGCTCGGTGCTCAGTTCGTCGAAAGGGTCTCCCCGTAGATGGTGTCGACGGCCTGCTCAAGCCGCCAGCGGTCTCGGGCGTGCTCTGACGCGATCCACTCCGAGTCGTCCTTGGAGCGGACGACGAGGACCGAGCCCTGGAAGTGGTGAACCACCGCGGTGGCCACCGATCCGAGGAGGACGCTGGCTGGCGCGCTGTGAGGCCGGCCACCGACCACGATGTACAGAGCCGAGCGCTCCTCGGCCACTGCGATCAGCTCGCGGGCCGGCTCGCCGGCGCGCACGACGAACTCCCAGTCGACGGCCTGCTGCTCGAGCGCCCCGAGCGTCGCTTGGCGGGCCTCCGCCTCGATCTCGTCCAGGGTCTGGGTGGCGTAGCCAGCAGACAGCGGGGACAGGCCGGCCCACGTGGACGTGTGGCGAACGTGCACCACGACGAGCAGCAGGTTGGACGTGCGGGCAAGCTCGGCAGCCCGCCGAAGAGCGGTGATGCTGTCGGCAGTGCCGTCGACGCCGACCACTATCGATCGTCTCATGACCATGCTCCTTTCACCGGCCCGCCGGATGGCCCCGGCCGGGCTCTTCTCCTAGTAACTTTACCAGTATGACTGGTAAAGAAAAACCCCCCGAGCTCCTGCCGGCTCAACCGGGCGAGATCGAGGACCGTGGTCGGGAGATGCCTCGTTCGGCTCCACCCCGCCGCGCCCAGGGTCGACCGCGGGCGCCCGGACGGGAGGAGTCCATCTTGTCGGCCGCGCTGGCCGTCATGGCCGAGCGGGGTTATCGGGGCATGTCGATCCCGGCCGTGGCGGAGGCCGCCGGGGTGAGCAAGCCCACGATCTACCTCCGGTTCCCCTCCAAGTTCGACCTGGCACTGGCCGCGCTGGCCAGCCTGCCGCTGGGGGATCATGCTCCCGACACGGGCAGCACCAGAGGAGACCTCGTCGCCCTGCTACGCGAGATGCAGGAGGTGATCGAGCGAATGGGGCTTGGCATCCTGGGGACCGTTCTCGCGGAAGAGGTCGAGCATCCCGAGCTCCTCGAACGCCTCCGGAGCCAGCTCGTGCGTCCCCGAGCGCGCTCGTACGGCATCATCATCGAGCGTGGGATCGAGCGGGGAGAGGTGCGAGCGGATGCCGATGTCGAGATCGCGGTCAACCTGCTCAACGGCGCGTACATCACTCAGCACCTGGCTGGAGGGCCGATCCTCGAGGACTGGGCCGAGCGGTTGGTCGACCTCGTCCAGGGCGCGTTGGAGCCGGGCAGACAAGTGGGCCAGGACGAGCGCT comes from the Acidimicrobiales bacterium genome and includes:
- a CDS encoding universal stress protein — encoded protein: MRRSIVVGVDGTADSITALRRAAELARTSNLLLVVVHVRHTSTWAGLSPLSAGYATQTLDEIEAEARQATLGALEQQAVDWEFVVRAGEPARELIAVAEERSALYIVVGGRPHSAPASVLLGSVATAVVHHFQGSVLVVRSKDDSEWIASEHARDRWRLEQAVDTIYGETLSTN
- a CDS encoding TetR/AcrR family transcriptional regulator, with product MSAALAVMAERGYRGMSIPAVAEAAGVSKPTIYLRFPSKFDLALAALASLPLGDHAPDTGSTRGDLVALLREMQEVIERMGLGILGTVLAEEVEHPELLERLRSQLVRPRARSYGIIIERGIERGEVRADADVEIAVNLLNGAYITQHLAGGPILEDWAERLVDLVQGALEPGRQVGQDERSTVSHVAPPRAYKGIDGPRRRR